The proteins below are encoded in one region of Leptotrichia sp. oral taxon 218:
- the hisB gene encoding imidazoleglycerol-phosphate dehydratase HisB, with amino-acid sequence MRKSKIERNTFETKIKVKLNVDGTGKYENNTGVGFLDHMLDLFAKHGRFDLKVYCDGDTQVDDHHSTEDIGIALGKCFYEALGDLKGVKRYGNFLLPMDESLTLVAVDLSGRYFLNFDVNIPTEKVGTFDTELVEEFFIGFTRHLNATLHIKNMAGTNSHHIIESIFKGVARALAEAVSIDEKYRNEIPSTKGVLI; translated from the coding sequence ATGAGAAAATCTAAAATTGAAAGAAATACATTTGAAACTAAAATAAAAGTTAAATTAAATGTCGATGGAACTGGGAAATATGAAAATAATACGGGAGTGGGATTTTTGGATCACATGCTTGATTTGTTTGCAAAACATGGGAGATTTGACTTGAAGGTTTATTGTGACGGAGATACACAAGTTGATGATCATCACAGTACGGAGGATATTGGGATTGCACTTGGGAAATGTTTTTATGAGGCTTTGGGAGATCTAAAAGGAGTTAAGAGATATGGGAACTTTCTTTTGCCAATGGATGAGTCATTAACATTGGTTGCAGTTGATTTAAGTGGAAGATATTTTTTGAATTTTGATGTAAATATTCCGACTGAGAAAGTTGGAACTTTTGATACAGAATTGGTGGAAGAGTTTTTTATTGGATTTACACGACATTTAAATGCGACATTGCATATAAAGAATATGGCAGGAACGAATTCGCATCATATAATTGAGTCAATTTTTAAAGGAGTTGCTAGGGCCTTGGCAGAAGCTGTGAGTATTGATGAAAAATATAGGAATGAAATTCCGTCAACTAAAGGAGTATTGATTTAA